GGCGGTGCtttccgatttttttttcttcatttatttctataaatacaacatttttccaattcattttttcaatttcattccaatctcaaatatcaaaattttctcaaatccactctccaAAAATGCATTCCGACGATGAGTATCAACGCGCATGGGATGCGACCTATGACGCGGTGGTTGAAGAGGTGGCGCGGGAAGTACAGGAAGAGGAGGAGCGGGCGGCAGCGACGGCGATTCCTCGTCCGATTCTGTATCGGCGGACAATCACCAACGATTGATGGATGACTACTTTGCCGAAAACCCACGTTTTACACCAGAGCTTTTCCGCCGGCGTTTCAAAATGTCTCAACTACTCTTCCTACATATAGTGTCATCATTGTCTTCGCGGTACATGTGCTTCACCCTCCGATCTGATGCCAGCGGCAGGATCAGACTGTCGACGTTatagaagtgcaccgctgcaattagACAGCTGGCTTATGGCAGACCGACTGACATGTTCGACGGATACTTACATATGGGTGAGATGACTAGCGTAACGGTTTTGAGGCAATTTTGTAGGGGCATAATGGCCATCTTCGGTGCAGCGTATCTCCGAAAGACGACTGCCTCTGACTGCCAGTCACTGCTTGCTATGCACGGGAGGGAGCACGGTTTTTCAGGGATGATGGACAACATAGATTGCATGCACTTGGAGTGGAGGAAGTGTCTGGTGGCTTGGAAAGGGCAGTTCACTACCGGGTTCAAATGCAAACACCCGATGATGATCCTGGAAGCCATTGCTGACTATCGGcagtggatctggcatgcgtatttcggtgttaTAGGGAgtaacaacgacatcaacgttctgcaGTCGTCGCCTCTCTTCAATGAGCAGTGTTGGGGCGAGGGTCTGCAAATCAGTTTCGTAGCCAACGGTAGACACTACAATAGGGGCTACTATTTGGAAGATGAGATATACCTTCGGTGGCCAATATTTTTGAAGTCCGAAGAAATCTTGGTTCACGCAATGGCAAGAGGGTGCGAGGAAGGGTGTTGAGCGAGCATTTGGTGTGATCCAAGAGCGAGGGGCATTATACGGTGCGCGACACGAGTTTAGCACGAAGACGACGCTGCtgatatcatgtatgcatgtatcatattgcataacatgatagtagATGATGAAGGTCCATCTGTGGAACGTTGGACAACGGACGATGGTGTTGGaccaagtcacggtgttgccacCATCCTGCAAATGGGTGTACCGCGTACTGATGAATACTTGCTCCGAGCTTTCTTTGATATACGCAAGGAAACAAAACAGCTCCAGCTGCAGGCCGATATGGTTGAAGAGAtatgggcacgtaggggagcgAGCAAATCTTGACTACTTTTTTTTGTATGAGATgcaatcaaatgcaaactctaaatattgtacaaactccaaactatgattcgttaaaaaatgtcaacagatcaTAAAATTACATcaatagaaaatgtcaacacagtgtcaacggttgatgttgtgttgacattttgtgttgatgtaattttatcatatgttgacatttttcaaCGGTCCAGATAAtcgtttggagtttgtacaatgtttagaatttgcattttatcactaccattgtttgtaatttgtaattctCGTTGACTAATTATTTAtgaatgaattattttttttaaaattatttttttcctgtTCATTTTATTCtagtccaattaaaatataccaacaattgataaaataatgtgatttgtggctGTGGCTGTGGTGTGGCTGGACAAGTTTTTGCGGCTGTGATGACTAGGCGGACAAGTTTGTTGTGGTTGTGATGACTATGCGGACAAGTTTTTTTGTGGCTGTGGCGTGGCTGTTCCGCCTATTGTAGACACTCTAACCTACTCCCTCtttcccataaaagatgtccca
This sequence is a window from Salvia splendens isolate huo1 chromosome 5, SspV2, whole genome shotgun sequence. Protein-coding genes within it:
- the LOC121804097 gene encoding uncharacterized protein LOC121804097, which gives rise to MAIFGAAYLRKTTASDCQSLLAMHGREHGFSGMMDNIDCMHLEWRKCLVAWKGQFTTGFKCKHPMMILEAIADYRQWIWHAYFGVIGSNNDINVLQSSPLFNEQCWGEGLQISFVANGRHYNRGYYLEDEIYLRWPIFLKSEEILVHAMARGCEEGC